One segment of Candidatus Eisenbacteria bacterium DNA contains the following:
- a CDS encoding O-antigen ligase family protein, with the protein MGPALPVLAALLGVAACALALFMVGKPLRQGLLAALAMGILGLAILSRRPKEVLLFTWVLALTYNRQYFSFDSWIGDFGSQGLYWIPADLPFACLLLLWMGESRNPRRDLVPRGRPLWPWLLPFAAASGASLLVAARPDWGLCEAWRIFKLLVVLAYARANLGLREWRLCAVALGTAVVLQSGIAISQAVFNVKGGLLGFVGISGSAAATAAERFGDRMQLRSGGTMAAANYLASYLLLLLPAFLALWLAATRMSVRLAAAAVVGMGLLGLTSTMSRGPWVLCMLELAAVLLGLTALRLVSARRAAGLAAVGAMLLLLALLPIAGKIQQRFSRDWSESVEFRARYNRVALEMARKNMLLGVGLNNFRLYLEELAPDLEAIFREADGFRKEIGVRVTAPVHNLYLLVLAETGVLGLGAFLLFLGALLQAGFRAVASTSGSMRLVCYGLTLGLLFEALQQTIDFSLWSDPGLHTLMLIGAMLAAAPALGGQAARVPAPARGGPAARPGAAMLGLEP; encoded by the coding sequence TTGGGACCGGCCCTGCCCGTGCTTGCCGCGCTCCTCGGGGTCGCCGCCTGCGCCCTCGCCCTGTTCATGGTGGGGAAGCCTCTCCGGCAGGGTCTGCTGGCCGCCCTCGCCATGGGCATCCTGGGGCTGGCCATCCTCTCGAGGCGGCCCAAGGAAGTCCTGCTTTTCACGTGGGTGCTGGCCCTCACCTACAACCGGCAGTACTTCTCGTTCGACTCGTGGATCGGTGATTTTGGGTCGCAGGGTCTGTACTGGATTCCCGCGGATCTCCCGTTCGCGTGCCTGCTGCTCCTGTGGATGGGCGAATCCAGGAATCCCAGGCGGGACCTGGTTCCCCGGGGCCGGCCGCTCTGGCCCTGGCTGCTTCCTTTCGCCGCCGCCTCCGGGGCTTCCCTGCTGGTCGCGGCCCGTCCCGACTGGGGGCTGTGCGAGGCCTGGCGGATTTTCAAGCTGCTCGTGGTCCTGGCCTACGCCCGGGCGAATCTCGGTCTCCGCGAGTGGCGCCTGTGCGCCGTGGCCCTGGGAACCGCCGTGGTGCTGCAGTCGGGTATCGCGATTTCCCAGGCGGTGTTCAACGTGAAGGGGGGACTCCTGGGATTCGTGGGGATCAGCGGCTCGGCGGCGGCCACCGCTGCGGAGCGGTTCGGCGACCGGATGCAGCTCCGGTCCGGGGGCACGATGGCGGCCGCCAACTACCTGGCGTCCTACCTGCTGCTCCTTCTCCCGGCGTTCCTGGCGCTGTGGCTCGCCGCGACCCGGATGAGCGTGCGGCTGGCGGCGGCGGCGGTCGTGGGGATGGGGCTCCTGGGGCTCACCTCCACGATGTCGCGCGGCCCCTGGGTGCTGTGCATGCTGGAACTGGCGGCAGTGCTCCTGGGCCTCACCGCCCTGCGCCTGGTGAGCGCGCGGCGGGCCGCCGGCCTCGCCGCGGTGGGCGCGATGCTCCTGCTGCTCGCACTCCTGCCGATCGCCGGGAAGATCCAGCAGCGGTTCAGCCGCGACTGGTCGGAATCCGTGGAGTTCCGTGCCCGCTACAACCGCGTCGCGCTGGAGATGGCGCGGAAGAATATGCTGCTGGGCGTGGGACTGAACAACTTCCGCCTGTACCTCGAGGAGCTCGCACCCGACCTGGAGGCGATCTTCCGGGAAGCGGACGGTTTCCGGAAGGAGATCGGGGTTCGCGTCACGGCTCCCGTGCACAACCTGTACCTCCTGGTGCTCGCGGAAACCGGGGTGCTGGGGTTGGGAGCGTTCCTGCTGTTTCTCGGGGCCCTGCTGCAGGCGGGCTTCCGGGCGGTCGCCTCCACCTCCGGCTCCATGCGGCTCGTGTGCTACGGGCTGACCCTGGGGCTCCTGTTCGAGGCGCTCCAGCAGACCATTGATTTCTCGCTGTGGTCGGATCCGGGGCTGCACACCCTGATGCTGATCGGGGCCATGCTCGCGGCGGCCCCGGCTCTCGGGGGACAGGCCGCCCGGGTGCCGGCCCCCGCGCGGGGCGGGCCCGCCGCCCGCCCTGGGGCCGCGATGCTGGGCCTGGAACCTTGA
- a CDS encoding polysaccharide biosynthesis/export family protein translates to MNPIRPPQAGPAGQPAGGRSACRFPISAGFVVAMWMLGLPALSGCAGGRPDAALAPAGPENTTRPRAAYRLAPGDGLDIKFYYSPELNESLVIRPDGYISLQLVGEVQAADLTPGELSDRLREKYARLIPNPEVTAIVRSATPQLVYVGGEVVSPGTCPVQGRLTCAQALFARGGARGSARLSQVLLLRSAGPDSSTVREIDLDRVLDGRDPDVILAPYDVVYVPKTAIARVGQFVQQFINDIVPRSLSFPYALNSRFTVQ, encoded by the coding sequence GTGAATCCGATTCGGCCGCCGCAGGCCGGGCCCGCGGGACAGCCCGCGGGTGGGCGGAGCGCCTGTCGCTTCCCGATCTCCGCGGGGTTCGTCGTCGCGATGTGGATGCTGGGGCTGCCGGCTCTCTCCGGCTGCGCGGGCGGCCGCCCGGACGCGGCCCTCGCTCCCGCCGGGCCGGAGAATACCACCCGGCCGCGGGCTGCCTACCGTCTTGCCCCGGGCGACGGACTCGACATCAAGTTCTACTACAGTCCCGAGCTCAACGAGTCCCTGGTGATCCGCCCGGACGGCTACATCTCTCTCCAGCTCGTGGGGGAGGTGCAGGCGGCGGATCTCACGCCGGGGGAACTCTCGGACCGCCTGCGCGAGAAGTACGCGCGCCTCATTCCCAACCCGGAAGTGACGGCGATCGTGAGGTCGGCCACGCCGCAGCTGGTGTACGTCGGGGGCGAGGTGGTCTCCCCGGGCACCTGCCCGGTGCAAGGCCGGCTGACCTGCGCCCAGGCGCTGTTCGCGCGCGGCGGCGCCCGGGGTTCCGCCCGGCTGAGCCAGGTGCTGCTGCTGCGTTCGGCCGGCCCGGACAGCAGCACCGTCCGCGAGATTGACCTGGACCGCGTCCTCGACGGCCGGGATCCCGACGTGATCCTCGCTCCCTACGACGTGGTGTACGTCCCGAAGACGGCCATCGCCCGGGTGGGGCAGTTCGTGCAGCAGTTCATCAATGACATCGTGCCCCGCAGCCTGTCCTTCCCCTATGCGCTCAACAGCCGCTTCACGGTGCAGTAG
- a CDS encoding SGNH/GDSL hydrolase family protein produces MRRKILRAGAALLITIAAGLLGLEICLRVVLGQAIIPGADTHGLLEPSAVPGMDYRLAANFRERNVRTDSLGIRWRPRDPAPPRHRILLIGDSVVFAGAVPYDSTFGAFLERQLSADPALGPVAVLNAGVPGYNTIQEEAMVKALGPRTRPDLVILGYCMNDAGEAPMLESGRLVLRTAFNQPGSQGLSLPGLLARSRALFFLKQTLKDLQSTYPEAFPAWLHYTHYVHRRDGAQESKQALARIQDAATRMGARLLVVVFPMESQLRAGERAAQDDLLRFLRARGIGVLDLYPGFRPRWREHLFIDRLVGSRAVDKVHLSVRGHRLAAEAIAGELLAEPRRYFAHPQ; encoded by the coding sequence ATGAGGCGCAAGATCCTCCGCGCAGGCGCGGCCCTGCTGATCACGATTGCCGCCGGACTCCTGGGGCTTGAGATCTGCCTGCGTGTGGTCCTGGGACAGGCCATCATTCCTGGTGCCGACACCCACGGGCTGCTCGAGCCCTCCGCCGTTCCGGGAATGGACTACCGCCTGGCGGCGAACTTCCGCGAGCGGAACGTGCGCACCGACTCGCTGGGAATCCGCTGGCGGCCCCGGGACCCTGCCCCTCCCCGGCACCGGATCCTGCTCATCGGCGACTCCGTGGTCTTCGCCGGGGCGGTGCCCTACGACAGCACCTTCGGGGCATTCCTCGAGCGACAGCTCTCGGCGGACCCGGCGCTGGGTCCGGTGGCCGTGCTGAACGCCGGTGTGCCCGGGTACAATACGATCCAGGAAGAGGCGATGGTGAAGGCCCTGGGACCGCGCACCCGGCCGGACCTGGTGATCCTCGGGTACTGCATGAACGACGCGGGGGAGGCCCCGATGCTCGAGTCAGGCAGGCTGGTCCTGCGCACCGCGTTCAATCAGCCGGGTTCGCAGGGTCTCTCGCTCCCGGGGCTCCTCGCGCGGAGCCGGGCGCTCTTCTTCCTGAAGCAGACCCTCAAGGACCTCCAGTCGACGTACCCGGAGGCGTTTCCCGCGTGGCTGCATTACACGCACTACGTGCACCGGAGGGACGGTGCGCAGGAGTCGAAGCAGGCGCTGGCCAGGATCCAGGATGCCGCGACGCGGATGGGTGCGCGCCTGCTGGTGGTGGTCTTTCCCATGGAATCGCAGCTTCGAGCGGGGGAGCGTGCCGCGCAGGACGACCTGTTGCGGTTCCTGAGGGCCCGCGGAATCGGCGTGCTCGACCTGTACCCGGGCTTCCGGCCACGCTGGCGCGAGCACCTGTTCATCGACCGGCTGGTGGGCTCCAGGGCCGTGGACAAGGTGCACCTGAGCGTGCGCGGCCACAGGCTGGCTGCCGAAGCCATCGCCGGGGAACTGCTGGCGGAGCCCAGGCGGTACTTCGCGCACCCGCAATAG
- a CDS encoding SDR family oxidoreductase, with amino-acid sequence MGRFEDKVALVTGGTSGIGRATALAFAREGAHVAIAGRRTDRLAEVSKAARALGVRALELPGDVREPAALADWEGRIRSEFGRVDCLVQAAGVLGAGTADDTTVEEWDRQMDTNVRAVFLATKVLTPLLRLGRDPAMVCVSSITAYRPYTNRAAYCASKAAVDMFTRCAALDLAVHGIRVNTVNPGLVRTEIHTVTGVVKNYAEYIEKAGASHPLGRVGEPEDVAAAILFLCSTEASWITGAQLAVDGGRGLVPTS; translated from the coding sequence GTGGGGCGCTTCGAGGACAAGGTCGCGCTGGTGACCGGTGGGACCAGCGGCATCGGACGGGCCACCGCCCTCGCCTTCGCCCGGGAGGGCGCGCACGTGGCCATCGCCGGACGGCGGACGGATAGATTGGCGGAGGTGTCGAAGGCTGCCCGCGCCCTCGGGGTGCGGGCCCTGGAACTCCCCGGCGATGTCCGAGAGCCCGCCGCCCTGGCGGACTGGGAGGGCCGGATCCGTTCGGAATTCGGCCGGGTGGACTGCCTGGTCCAGGCGGCCGGGGTGCTCGGCGCGGGCACCGCGGACGACACCACCGTGGAGGAGTGGGACCGCCAGATGGACACCAATGTCCGCGCGGTCTTCCTCGCCACGAAGGTCCTCACACCCCTGCTCCGCCTGGGCCGCGATCCTGCCATGGTCTGCGTGTCCTCGATCACCGCGTACCGCCCCTACACCAACCGGGCGGCCTACTGCGCCAGCAAGGCGGCGGTGGACATGTTCACCCGCTGCGCCGCCCTGGACCTGGCCGTGCACGGGATCCGGGTGAACACGGTGAACCCGGGGCTGGTGCGGACCGAGATCCACACCGTGACCGGTGTGGTGAAGAACTACGCCGAGTACATCGAGAAGGCCGGTGCCTCGCACCCGCTCGGGCGCGTGGGGGAACCGGAGGACGTGGCTGCCGCGATCCTTTTTCTGTGCTCAACGGAGGCGAGTTGGATCACCGGGGCCCAGTTGGCGGTGGACGGCGGACGCGGGCTGGTGCCGACGTCGTGA
- a CDS encoding glycosyltransferase family 4 protein has protein sequence MKVLIAHDIFAPDFRGGGEVVVLETARHLQRRGAQVRVLCTGDPALAEYEGIVTRRLPIHRYRYNLADREFDEEARRADIIQSFNYHACLPSLRAARRAGIPVVCQMLGICGDSWLDIQGPLMGRAWRAWERHLVRQPYTRTAFLSDFSLQEGLQLGVDPSRAIVTNPGLDLELYDPAREKEDVVLFVGKIDVRKGVQNVLDAARALPEVRFRLVGWGAVEEFRRGAPGNAEFVGLVRGAALRDEFARARIFLLPSRGETFGIALVEAMASGCAVVSSIPLPFAGERIAYGDSAAITAAVRRLWNDRDESRRVGLRNVAMASQYTWDRYTTTLLDTYEELLARPG, from the coding sequence TTGAAGGTCCTCATCGCGCACGACATCTTCGCTCCCGACTTCCGCGGCGGGGGCGAAGTCGTGGTGCTGGAGACCGCGCGCCACCTGCAGCGGCGCGGGGCGCAGGTGCGCGTCCTGTGCACCGGCGATCCCGCCCTGGCCGAATACGAGGGCATCGTCACCCGGCGGTTGCCCATCCACCGCTACCGCTACAACCTGGCCGACCGGGAGTTCGACGAGGAGGCCCGCCGGGCCGACATCATCCAGTCGTTCAACTATCACGCGTGTCTGCCCTCGCTGCGCGCGGCGCGGCGGGCCGGCATCCCGGTGGTCTGCCAGATGCTCGGCATCTGCGGCGACTCCTGGCTCGACATCCAGGGCCCCCTGATGGGCCGGGCGTGGCGCGCCTGGGAGCGCCACCTGGTGCGTCAGCCCTACACCCGCACGGCATTCCTCAGCGACTTCTCCCTCCAGGAAGGCCTGCAGCTCGGGGTGGACCCGTCGCGGGCCATCGTGACCAATCCGGGGCTGGACCTGGAACTGTACGATCCGGCCAGGGAGAAGGAGGACGTGGTGCTGTTCGTGGGCAAGATCGACGTCCGCAAGGGCGTGCAGAATGTCCTCGATGCGGCGCGGGCCCTGCCGGAGGTGCGCTTCCGCCTGGTGGGTTGGGGCGCGGTGGAGGAGTTCCGGCGCGGCGCGCCAGGGAACGCGGAATTCGTCGGACTGGTCCGGGGGGCGGCGCTGCGGGATGAATTCGCGCGGGCCCGGATCTTCCTGCTGCCTTCGAGAGGCGAGACGTTCGGCATCGCGCTGGTGGAGGCGATGGCCTCGGGATGCGCGGTGGTCTCCAGCATCCCCCTGCCGTTCGCGGGGGAGCGGATTGCCTACGGCGACTCCGCGGCGATCACCGCCGCCGTCCGGCGGCTGTGGAACGACCGCGACGAGTCGCGTCGCGTCGGCCTCCGGAACGTGGCCATGGCTTCGCAGTACACCTGGGACCGCTACACGACCACGTTGCTTGATACGTACGAGGAACTGCTGGCGCGGCCCGGCTAG
- a CDS encoding S41 family peptidase, whose protein sequence is MNRRLTLATFAALAAISLAAPTRAQLSPGPPDEPDTPIDAGTKSAVIESLAVAVKDRYVFAEKGAELARILRRRHANHEYDRISSSMEFADSLLAHVQAYTHDLHMRVHYRHQPIPPPPADRRGPGEDELRRRREGERMRNFGFERVQRLAGNVGYLDLRQFSGLSDAHATAVAAMNFLANSDAVIIDVRRNGGGDPDLLQTVLTYFVAPGERLHINDFYQREGDRTVQFWSAAQVPGPRLNGRPLYVLTSGNTGSCAEEFAYDVQTHKLGKLYGATTAGAANPGGFFRLSEHLAAFIATGRAVNPITKTNWEGVGVKPDVDVPPADALREAHVAALNALLESAKDDEQQALLGRALERAKAAPSEPAEDFARAGRRKLGG, encoded by the coding sequence ATGAACCGACGCCTCACCCTCGCCACGTTCGCCGCACTCGCGGCGATCTCGCTTGCCGCGCCCACACGGGCGCAGCTCTCGCCGGGCCCGCCGGACGAGCCGGACACCCCCATCGACGCCGGCACGAAGTCGGCGGTGATCGAATCCCTGGCCGTCGCGGTGAAGGACCGCTACGTGTTCGCCGAGAAGGGCGCCGAGCTGGCCCGGATCCTCAGGCGGCGCCACGCGAACCACGAATACGACCGCATCTCCAGTTCGATGGAGTTCGCCGATTCGCTGCTGGCGCACGTGCAGGCTTACACCCATGACCTCCACATGCGCGTCCACTACCGCCACCAGCCGATCCCGCCGCCCCCGGCCGACCGGCGCGGCCCCGGCGAGGACGAGCTCCGGCGGCGGCGCGAGGGCGAGCGCATGCGGAACTTCGGGTTCGAGCGCGTCCAGCGCCTGGCGGGCAACGTGGGCTACCTGGACCTGCGCCAGTTCTCGGGCCTGTCCGATGCGCACGCCACCGCGGTGGCGGCGATGAACTTCCTGGCCAACTCCGACGCCGTGATCATCGATGTGCGTCGCAACGGGGGCGGCGACCCGGACCTGCTGCAGACGGTCCTCACCTACTTCGTCGCGCCCGGGGAGCGACTGCACATCAATGACTTCTATCAGCGGGAAGGCGACCGCACGGTGCAGTTCTGGAGCGCGGCACAGGTACCCGGGCCGCGCCTGAACGGCAGGCCCCTGTACGTGCTCACCAGCGGCAACACCGGCTCCTGCGCCGAGGAATTCGCCTACGACGTGCAGACGCACAAGCTCGGCAAGCTCTACGGCGCGACCACCGCCGGCGCCGCGAACCCCGGCGGGTTCTTCCGGCTGAGCGAGCACCTGGCGGCGTTCATCGCCACCGGGAGGGCGGTCAACCCGATCACGAAGACGAACTGGGAAGGGGTGGGCGTGAAACCGGACGTGGACGTCCCGCCGGCCGACGCGCTGCGCGAGGCGCACGTGGCGGCGCTGAATGCGCTGCTGGAATCCGCGAAGGACGACGAGCAGCAGGCCCTGCTCGGCCGCGCCCTGGAGCGCGCGAAGGCCGCGCCGAGCGAGCCCGCGGAGGACTTTGCGCGGGCCGGGCGCCGCAAGTTGGGCGGCTGA
- a CDS encoding glycosyltransferase family 2 protein has protein sequence MTPPTLPVSPSGPTPVVSVVIATYNRRPKLERVLAHLLQQTLPADQAEILIVDNSSTDDTGAWVASLPPGRQPALRYFVKDPNGPGSARNFGARHSRGEFVVFLDSDVLLDSQWLARAVGQLRGDPSLGLLGGKLLYAFAPDRVNAFGGVTGWIGLSWDAHEGEPDRGLDRPRDCLWVNSSAMIARRELFLEVGGFDETFFYGYEEADLGWRINLAGSRVGCSPDLVAHHDVDPATGTSDRQVVYHYCKNRLRTLIRNSSPGRLLACLPAYALYSIADLALRGPRGPKLAALRWNLASLPDTLRLRAGTQARRRAAPGAVERLISPRWFPAVPLNNQRRRPVPGFDAGAGAAGTGPGAADDRVGSPPGPATGA, from the coding sequence GTGACTCCCCCCACGCTTCCGGTTTCACCTTCCGGGCCCACCCCGGTCGTCTCGGTGGTGATCGCCACCTACAACCGCCGCCCCAAGCTGGAGCGGGTGCTGGCGCATCTGCTCCAACAGACACTTCCAGCCGACCAGGCCGAGATCCTGATCGTGGACAATTCCTCCACCGACGACACCGGCGCCTGGGTGGCCTCCCTCCCGCCCGGGCGGCAGCCGGCGCTGCGCTACTTCGTGAAGGACCCCAACGGCCCGGGCTCGGCCCGGAATTTCGGGGCGCGCCACTCCCGCGGCGAGTTCGTGGTCTTTCTCGACAGCGACGTGCTGCTGGACTCGCAGTGGCTTGCGAGGGCCGTCGGGCAACTCCGAGGGGACCCGTCCCTGGGCCTTCTCGGGGGCAAGCTCCTCTACGCGTTCGCCCCGGATCGCGTGAACGCGTTCGGCGGGGTCACCGGCTGGATCGGCCTGTCCTGGGACGCCCACGAGGGCGAGCCCGACCGCGGGCTCGACCGGCCCCGCGACTGCCTGTGGGTGAACTCCTCCGCGATGATCGCGCGGCGGGAGTTGTTCCTGGAGGTGGGGGGATTCGACGAGACGTTCTTCTATGGCTACGAGGAGGCCGACCTCGGTTGGCGCATCAACCTGGCCGGATCGCGCGTGGGCTGCTCCCCCGACCTGGTGGCCCACCACGACGTGGACCCGGCCACCGGGACCAGTGACCGCCAGGTCGTGTACCATTACTGCAAGAACCGCCTGCGGACCCTCATCCGGAACAGCTCGCCGGGCCGTCTGCTGGCGTGCCTGCCGGCCTACGCTCTTTACTCCATCGCCGACCTGGCGCTGCGGGGCCCGCGTGGACCGAAGCTCGCGGCCCTGCGCTGGAACCTCGCGTCCCTCCCCGACACCCTCAGGCTCCGCGCCGGGACCCAGGCCCGCCGCAGGGCCGCGCCCGGCGCGGTGGAGCGGCTGATCAGCCCGCGGTGGTTCCCTGCCGTGCCGCTGAACAACCAGCGGCGGCGCCCCGTTCCGGGGTTCGACGCCGGCGCCGGCGCCGCCGGAACCGGACCCGGCGCGGCGGACGACCGCGTGGGATCGCCCCCGGGGCCGGCGACGGGCGCCTAG